The following coding sequences are from one Musa acuminata AAA Group cultivar baxijiao chromosome BXJ1-6, Cavendish_Baxijiao_AAA, whole genome shotgun sequence window:
- the LOC135676212 gene encoding 1-aminocyclopropane-1-carboxylate oxidase-like: protein MAIPVIDFSKLEGKERAETLARIANGCQEWGFFQLVNHGIPVELLERVKKVCSECYRLRAEGFKASKPVQLLNKLVEEESDAADAKPLDNVDWEDVFLLQDDNEWPANPPEFRETMKEYREELRKLAEKVMEVMDENLGFEKGSIRNSFSGNGEHQPFFGTKVSHYPPCPRLDMVNGLRAHTDAGGVILLFQDDQVGGLQILKDGQWIDVQPVANAIVINTGDQIEVLSNGRYKSVWHRVLTTSDGNRRSIASFYNPSLKATIAPGTNKDDSATALYPKYVFGDYMDVYVKQKFLAKEPRFAAVTAV from the exons ATGGCCATTCCAGTCATCGATTTCTCGAAGTTGGAGGGGAAGGAAAGAGCTGAAACCTTGGCACGGATTGCCAATGGATGCCAAGAATGGGGATTCTTTCAG CTGGTGAACCATGGGATTCCGGTGGAGCTCTTGGAACGCGTGAAGAAGGTGTGCTCCGAGTGCTACAGGCTCAGAGCGGAGGGCTTCAAGGCGTCCAAACCTGTGCAGCTGTTGAACAAGCTGGTGGAAGAAGAAAGCGACGCCGCCGATGCTAAGCCCTTGGATAACGTGGATTGGGAGGATGTCTTCCTTCTCCAGGATGACAACGAGTGGCCGGCCAACCCTCCAGAGTTCAG GGAGACCATGAAGGAGTACAGGGAAGAGCTGAGGAAGCTGGCTGAGAAGGTGATGGAAGTAATGGATGAGAATCTGGGGTTCGAGAAGGGCTCCATCAGGAACTCATTCTCCGGAAACGGCGAGCATCAACCCTTCTTCGGCACCAAGGTGAGCCACTACCCACCGTGCCCGCGCCTGGACATGGTGAACGGCCTTCGCGCCCACACCGACGCAGGCGGCGTCATCCTCCTCTTCCAAGACGACCAAGTGGGCGGCCTGCAGATCCTTAAAGACGGGCAGTGGATCGACGTGCAGCCAGTGGCCAATGCCATCGTCATCAACACGGGAGACCAGATCGAAGTCCTCAGCAACGGGCGGTACAAGAGCGTGTGGCACCGCGTGCTGACGACCAGCGACGGCAACCGCCGCTCCATCGCTTCCTTCTACAACCCCTCCTTGAAGGCCACCATCGCTCCAGGGACCAACAAGGACGACTCTGCTACAGCGCTGTACCCCAAGTACGTTTTCGGGGACTACATGGATGTGTACGTGAAGCAAAAGTTCTTGGCCAAGGAACCGCGGTTCGCGGCAGTGACAGCAGTGTGA